The Kozakia baliensis genome includes a region encoding these proteins:
- the mltG gene encoding endolytic transglycosylase MltG yields MRKLWLLFAVLVLALAVSVGGGWWLYERPGPLTAGRNQLVPRGGTLIVAHALGDAGILHTDTLDLWVFQAAVKLTRQEGPLRASEFAFPAHVSIHDVLTILRHAPPVEHRLTIPEGWTARRIAALLEETPTLSGLLPPLQEGNLLPQTVSFLLNTPRATIAARLEKMMDRTLASVWENRDPTVPLPDPHALLVLASIVERETGIPAERPEIARVFLNRLKLGMRLQSDPTTIYDLSQGWGELSRPLTHADLAETGPNNTYVIAGLPPQPICSPGRASLEAVAHPAPGDALYFVATGTGGHSFAASLSEHNKNVSAYRAARSGMIH; encoded by the coding sequence GTGAGGAAACTCTGGCTGCTGTTTGCCGTGCTGGTTCTAGCACTTGCTGTTTCCGTTGGGGGCGGCTGGTGGCTCTATGAGCGTCCTGGCCCGTTGACGGCAGGGCGCAATCAACTCGTACCACGCGGTGGCACGCTTATCGTAGCTCATGCGTTGGGCGACGCTGGTATTCTCCATACCGATACGCTCGATCTCTGGGTCTTCCAGGCTGCCGTCAAGCTGACACGCCAGGAAGGCCCGCTGCGCGCATCGGAATTTGCTTTCCCCGCGCACGTTTCCATCCATGATGTTCTGACGATTTTGCGCCATGCGCCGCCTGTGGAGCACCGCCTGACCATTCCGGAAGGCTGGACCGCGCGCCGGATTGCGGCCCTTTTGGAAGAGACCCCGACGCTCAGCGGATTATTGCCGCCGTTGCAGGAGGGGAATCTGCTCCCGCAAACGGTTTCGTTCCTGCTGAACACGCCACGTGCCACAATCGCTGCACGGTTGGAAAAAATGATGGACCGTACGCTGGCCTCGGTTTGGGAAAATCGAGACCCGACGGTGCCGTTGCCCGATCCACATGCCTTATTGGTCCTGGCGTCTATCGTGGAACGCGAGACGGGTATTCCGGCGGAACGCCCTGAAATAGCGCGTGTTTTTCTTAACCGGCTGAAGTTAGGGATGCGGTTACAATCCGATCCAACGACGATTTACGATCTTAGCCAAGGTTGGGGCGAACTGAGCCGCCCGCTTACTCATGCCGATCTGGCTGAAACCGGGCCGAACAATACCTATGTCATTGCCGGATTGCCGCCGCAGCCTATTTGCTCGCCAGGGCGGGCGTCTTTGGAAGCGGTGGCGCACCCGGCACCGGGCGATGCGCTTTATTTCGTGGCCACCGGCACCGGCGGTCATTCTTTCGCGGCGAGCTTGAGCGAGCATAACAAGAACGTCAGCGCTTACCGTGCCGCACGAAGCGGCATGATTCACTAA